The following are encoded in a window of Tessaracoccus flavescens genomic DNA:
- a CDS encoding 4-hydroxy-3-methylbut-2-enyl diphosphate reductase, whose amino-acid sequence MSSATETTKRVVVAAPRGYCAGVDRAVVTVEKALDLYGPPVYVRKQIVHNKHVVETLEARGAIFVEELESVPEGATVVFSAHGVSPAVHAEAAERSLKTIDATCPLVTKVHHEAKRFASQGTQILLIGHAGHEEVEGTMGEAPEQTTLVQTPDDVDSLEIPEGTNLAWLSQTTLSVDETMETVGRLRKKFPLLMDPPSDDICYATQNRQLAVKQIAGGGCDLMIVVGSQNSSNSVRLVEVALEAGAKASYRVDNASEIDEAWLEGVESVGVTSGASVPDDLVQGVLDYLQSKGFPAAVEERLTEETLQFALPPELRKDLRRSAVND is encoded by the coding sequence ATGAGCAGCGCCACAGAGACCACCAAACGAGTCGTCGTCGCCGCACCGCGCGGGTACTGCGCGGGTGTGGACCGTGCGGTCGTGACCGTCGAGAAGGCGCTCGATCTGTACGGGCCGCCCGTCTACGTCCGCAAGCAGATCGTGCACAACAAGCATGTCGTGGAGACCCTCGAGGCCCGCGGCGCCATCTTCGTCGAGGAACTCGAGTCGGTGCCCGAGGGCGCCACCGTCGTCTTCTCCGCCCACGGTGTCTCGCCCGCGGTGCACGCCGAGGCGGCGGAGCGTTCGCTGAAGACCATCGACGCCACCTGCCCGCTCGTCACGAAGGTCCACCACGAGGCGAAGCGTTTCGCCTCGCAGGGCACCCAGATCCTGCTGATCGGCCACGCGGGTCACGAAGAGGTCGAGGGGACCATGGGCGAGGCGCCCGAGCAGACGACCCTCGTCCAGACCCCCGACGATGTCGACTCCCTCGAGATTCCCGAGGGAACGAACCTCGCCTGGCTGAGCCAGACCACCCTCTCGGTCGACGAGACGATGGAGACGGTCGGTCGGCTGCGGAAGAAGTTCCCGCTTCTGATGGATCCTCCCTCCGACGACATCTGCTACGCCACGCAGAACCGCCAGCTCGCCGTCAAGCAGATCGCAGGCGGAGGCTGTGACCTGATGATCGTGGTCGGCTCCCAGAACTCCTCCAACTCGGTTCGCCTCGTCGAGGTCGCGCTCGAGGCGGGCGCGAAGGCGTCCTACCGCGTCGACAACGCCTCCGAGATCGACGAGGCATGGCTGGAGGGAGTCGAGTCGGTCGGCGTGACGAGCGGCGCATCGGTGCCCGACGACCTGGTGCAGGGCGTCCTCGACTACCTGCAGTCGAAGGGTTTCCCGGCTGCCGTCGAGGAGCGCCTGACCGAGGAGACGCTCCAGTTCGCGCTCCCGCCCGAGCTGCGCAAGGACCTGCGCCGCTCCGCCGTCAACGACTGA
- the ilvA gene encoding threonine ammonia-lyase IlvA, giving the protein MPTLTDLADQIPAAVTRLTGVVHLTPVQLDHRLTEATGSEIWLKREDLQPVRSYKLRGAYNLMSQLTDDEKAMGVVCASAGNHGQGVAYSAAALGIKATVVVPHTTPRQKRQRILALGAGHVELVLHGITYDEASDEASRLADEGKILVPAFNDARTAAGQATLIVEAFDQLGFVPDVVVLPIGGGGLVSGASAWLRTHHPEVRIIGVEPEGAPCVAAAISAGRPVTLNDIDTFVDGAAVRRVGDFTFEAIREARIELARVPEGQICTEMLDMYQTDGIIAEPAGALAAAALPTGGIGPRVQIPTGSRVLVVVSGGNNDVSRYAEVVERSLIHEGRKRYFLVDFPQRPGALRTFLVTVLGPDDDITYFEYVKRNNRETGPALVGVELGNPSDYPFLLQRIEECGMQAEEVAYDSPFFQFLT; this is encoded by the coding sequence ATGCCCACCCTGACGGACCTCGCCGACCAGATCCCCGCCGCCGTCACCCGGCTGACCGGTGTCGTGCACCTGACCCCGGTGCAGCTCGACCACCGGCTCACCGAGGCGACCGGGTCGGAGATCTGGCTCAAGCGCGAGGACCTGCAGCCCGTCCGCTCCTACAAGCTGCGCGGCGCCTACAACCTGATGAGCCAGCTCACCGACGACGAGAAGGCCATGGGCGTCGTGTGCGCCTCGGCCGGCAACCACGGCCAGGGAGTCGCCTACTCCGCCGCGGCGCTCGGGATCAAGGCCACGGTCGTCGTCCCGCACACCACCCCACGGCAGAAGCGACAGCGCATCCTGGCTCTCGGCGCCGGGCACGTCGAACTCGTGCTGCACGGCATCACCTACGACGAGGCATCCGACGAGGCGTCCCGTCTGGCGGATGAGGGCAAGATCCTCGTCCCGGCCTTCAACGACGCCCGCACCGCCGCCGGCCAGGCGACGCTGATCGTCGAGGCTTTCGACCAGCTCGGCTTCGTGCCCGATGTCGTCGTGCTGCCGATCGGCGGAGGCGGCCTCGTCTCGGGCGCATCGGCCTGGCTGCGCACCCACCACCCCGAGGTGCGGATCATCGGCGTCGAACCCGAGGGAGCGCCGTGCGTCGCCGCTGCCATCTCCGCCGGTCGCCCCGTGACCCTGAACGACATCGACACCTTCGTCGACGGCGCAGCGGTGCGCCGGGTCGGAGACTTCACCTTCGAGGCGATCCGCGAGGCCCGGATCGAGCTGGCGAGGGTTCCTGAGGGCCAGATCTGCACTGAGATGCTCGATATGTACCAGACCGACGGCATCATCGCGGAGCCAGCAGGCGCCCTTGCCGCGGCGGCCCTTCCGACCGGTGGGATCGGCCCCCGGGTGCAGATCCCGACGGGATCACGCGTGCTGGTCGTCGTCTCGGGAGGCAACAACGACGTCTCGCGCTACGCGGAGGTCGTCGAACGCTCGCTCATCCACGAGGGCCGCAAGCGCTACTTCCTGGTCGACTTCCCCCAGCGCCCGGGCGCGCTGCGCACCTTCCTCGTCACCGTCCTCGGCCCCGACGACGACATCACCTACTTCGAGTACGTGAAGCGCAACAACAGGGAGACCGGCCCGGCGCTGGTCGGCGTCGAGCTCGGCAACCCGAGCGACTACCCGTTCCTGTTGCAGCGCATCGAGGAGTGCGGGATGCAGGCAGAAGAGGTCGCCTACGACAGCCCGTTCTTCCAGTTCCTCACCTGA
- the rmuC gene encoding DNA recombination protein RmuC, whose protein sequence is MEALAVLLCLLALLLGAVAGFVLGRRTSPAAAQPADGQLALSDARQDAATARAEASRAREDAAMAKAEIAQHLAEKSELRVAVSEAQRMVAEARSETADAAAQIASATAQRDAAVQRASEQVRDREALVAQFKLLSAESLERQGREAEQVAEHRFKATEQLVGPLSEGLRQMQEKLQAVETERARMAAELGEQVNTLRLSGDAIRREALSLSNALRTPQVRGSWGESSLKRIVEISGLTERCDFDTQHTYVSDDGRFRPDLRVNLPAGKVIFVDAKVPLAAVLDAYNTEDEARQRAHLQTFARHVRTHIDQLSEKNYWQLDVGSPEFVVLYLPSDEFYRLALEQAPDLHDHATRRHIVLASPGLLIPQLQIVANGWKQVAVTETAAQVSRLGRELYERLATLGAHFDKLGRSLSGAVTNYNKSVATLESRVMVSARRFRDLEVTSEELDQVQTVTETPRQLAVAEMLDYQERRDREAELLARDPRLLESPGAPVHERESG, encoded by the coding sequence ATGGAAGCACTCGCCGTCCTGCTCTGCCTGCTGGCCCTCCTGCTTGGCGCCGTCGCCGGGTTCGTGTTGGGCAGGCGCACCTCCCCCGCTGCGGCCCAGCCCGCCGACGGCCAACTCGCGTTGAGCGACGCGCGCCAGGACGCGGCGACGGCAAGGGCCGAGGCGAGCCGGGCGCGCGAGGACGCCGCGATGGCGAAGGCGGAGATCGCCCAGCACCTCGCAGAGAAGTCCGAGCTGCGGGTCGCGGTGTCAGAGGCACAGCGGATGGTGGCCGAGGCCCGCAGCGAGACGGCCGACGCCGCCGCCCAGATCGCGTCTGCGACGGCGCAACGCGACGCCGCCGTCCAGCGGGCGAGCGAACAGGTCCGCGATCGGGAGGCCCTCGTCGCGCAGTTCAAGTTGCTGTCGGCGGAGTCGCTCGAGCGGCAGGGGCGGGAGGCCGAGCAGGTCGCCGAGCACAGGTTCAAGGCGACCGAACAGCTCGTCGGCCCGCTCAGCGAGGGGCTGCGGCAGATGCAGGAGAAGCTGCAGGCGGTCGAGACGGAGCGGGCGAGGATGGCGGCCGAGCTGGGTGAGCAGGTCAACACCCTGCGCCTGTCCGGCGACGCGATCCGTCGCGAGGCGCTGAGCCTGAGCAACGCGCTGCGTACCCCGCAGGTGCGCGGCTCGTGGGGTGAGAGCAGCCTCAAGCGCATCGTCGAGATCTCCGGCCTCACCGAGCGCTGCGACTTCGACACGCAGCACACCTATGTCTCCGACGACGGCAGGTTCCGTCCCGATCTGCGGGTCAATCTTCCCGCGGGCAAGGTCATCTTCGTCGACGCGAAGGTGCCGCTCGCCGCCGTGCTCGACGCGTACAACACCGAGGACGAGGCCCGCCAACGCGCACACCTGCAGACCTTCGCCAGGCACGTCCGCACCCACATCGACCAACTGTCGGAGAAGAACTACTGGCAGCTCGACGTCGGGTCGCCCGAGTTCGTCGTGCTGTATCTGCCGAGCGACGAGTTCTACCGGCTCGCCCTCGAGCAGGCCCCCGACCTGCACGACCACGCCACCCGTAGGCACATCGTCCTGGCCTCCCCCGGCCTCCTGATCCCTCAGCTGCAGATCGTGGCGAACGGCTGGAAGCAGGTCGCGGTGACGGAGACGGCTGCCCAGGTCTCCCGGCTCGGCCGCGAACTCTACGAGCGGCTCGCCACGCTCGGCGCGCACTTCGACAAGCTCGGCCGGTCACTCTCGGGCGCGGTGACCAACTACAACAAGTCGGTCGCGACCCTCGAGAGCCGCGTGATGGTCTCGGCCCGCCGTTTCCGCGACCTCGAGGTCACCTCCGAGGAGCTCGACCAGGTGCAGACCGTCACCGAGACTCCCCGCCAGCTCGCCGTCGCCGAGATGCTCGACTACCAGGAGCGCCGCGACCGCGAGGCCGAACTGCTGGCACGGGACCCTCGGCTGCTGGAGTCCCCAGGGGCACCGGTCCACGAGCGCGAATCCGGCTGA
- a CDS encoding NADAR family protein, translating into MTTPRERVLLDQAIAGAVDGLDPLLFWGHAESHGRVTQACLSQWYPARFTVDGVHYTTAEQYMMAGKARRFRDDEVLARILASDSPRQIKQLGRQVRGFVARDWEETRFAIVVEGNVAKFGQNPDLRDFLLDTGDRLIVEASPVDEVWGIGLRATHARARDPRQWRGLNLLGFALMEARSILRAGDDD; encoded by the coding sequence ATGACGACACCCAGGGAACGCGTCCTCCTGGATCAGGCGATCGCGGGCGCGGTCGATGGGCTCGACCCGCTGCTCTTCTGGGGACATGCAGAGAGCCACGGACGCGTCACCCAGGCCTGCCTCAGCCAGTGGTACCCCGCGAGGTTCACCGTCGACGGGGTCCACTACACCACCGCGGAGCAGTACATGATGGCGGGCAAGGCCCGCAGGTTCCGCGACGACGAGGTGCTCGCGAGGATCCTCGCCTCGGACTCCCCGAGGCAGATCAAGCAGCTCGGGCGTCAGGTCCGCGGCTTCGTGGCACGCGACTGGGAGGAGACGAGGTTCGCGATCGTCGTCGAGGGAAATGTGGCGAAGTTCGGTCAGAATCCCGACCTGCGCGACTTCCTGCTCGACACAGGTGACCGGCTCATCGTCGAGGCCTCACCTGTGGATGAGGTCTGGGGCATCGGTCTGCGCGCGACCCACGCACGGGCCCGCGATCCCCGGCAGTGGCGGGGGCTCAACCTGCTGGGCTTCGCCCTCATGGAGGCGCGAAGCATCCTCCGCGCCGGAGACGACGACTGA
- a CDS encoding GNAT family N-acetyltransferase: MPSDLRVLTLPSSHLAAASPDVRPVTAGDALDLAVSYLAAYPPFIGATDLPSAREEIRASFAGEYGELIPDACLGHVHEGVVIGAIFTTTHSIWDDLPGPFVIDLFVRPGHRGRGIGRALVEAAIAACAELGAATVSLRVGEGTDPAAHRLYRRLGFVDPASG; the protein is encoded by the coding sequence ATGCCAAGCGACCTGCGCGTCCTCACCCTCCCAAGCAGCCACCTCGCGGCCGCGAGCCCAGATGTGCGCCCCGTCACGGCAGGCGACGCGCTCGACCTCGCCGTGTCCTACCTCGCCGCCTACCCTCCCTTCATCGGCGCCACCGACCTCCCCTCTGCACGCGAGGAGATACGTGCCAGCTTCGCCGGCGAGTACGGCGAGCTCATCCCGGACGCCTGCCTCGGCCACGTGCACGAGGGCGTGGTCATCGGCGCGATCTTCACGACCACCCACTCGATCTGGGACGACCTGCCCGGTCCCTTCGTCATCGACCTGTTCGTCCGTCCCGGACACCGGGGCCGCGGCATCGGCAGGGCCCTCGTCGAGGCCGCGATCGCCGCCTGCGCCGAGCTCGGTGCTGCGACGGTGTCGCTGCGCGTCGGCGAGGGCACCGATCCCGCGGCACACCGGCTGTACCGGCGGCTCGGCTTCGTCGATCCGGCCTCCGGCTGA
- a CDS encoding IS481 family transposase — MPHRNAILTETGRLHLAQLVVDQGWTLRRAAERFGVAVNTARRWAQRYREQGLAGMVDKSSRPKHCPHQLSQRTERRIVGLRVTKRWGPARIAYHLHLNPSTVHKVIRRYGCPPLRWTDPATGARIKTSRAEKRRYEHAAPGDLVHVDIKKLGRIPDGGGHKVLGRAAGTRNKTRTATNRRPGYAYIHNAVDDHSRLAYSEILTDEKKETAAAFWQRANAFFNAAGITVTRVLTDNGACYRSNAFKKALGDDITHKRTRPYRPQTNGKVERFNRIMLEEWAYAQPYTSETQRVAAFDQWLHHYNHHRGHTALKGHPPAARVPNLSGVNN, encoded by the coding sequence ATGCCCCACCGTAACGCCATACTCACCGAAACCGGACGTCTGCACCTGGCCCAGCTCGTCGTTGACCAGGGCTGGACCCTGCGGCGAGCCGCGGAACGTTTCGGTGTCGCGGTCAACACCGCCCGCCGCTGGGCGCAGCGTTACCGCGAACAGGGCCTGGCCGGGATGGTCGACAAGTCCTCTCGCCCGAAGCATTGCCCGCATCAACTCTCGCAGCGCACCGAGCGTCGCATCGTCGGGTTGCGTGTAACCAAGCGCTGGGGCCCGGCCCGGATCGCCTACCACCTTCACCTGAACCCCTCGACGGTCCACAAGGTCATCAGGCGCTACGGCTGCCCACCCCTGCGATGGACCGATCCTGCTACCGGAGCCAGGATCAAAACCTCACGCGCCGAGAAACGCCGCTACGAGCACGCCGCCCCCGGCGACCTGGTCCACGTCGACATCAAGAAACTCGGCCGGATCCCCGACGGCGGCGGCCACAAAGTGCTGGGCCGTGCCGCGGGTACCCGGAACAAGACCAGAACCGCCACGAACCGCCGGCCCGGGTATGCCTACATCCACAACGCCGTCGACGACCACTCCCGCTTGGCCTACAGCGAAATCCTGACCGACGAGAAGAAGGAAACCGCCGCCGCGTTCTGGCAACGCGCCAACGCCTTCTTCAACGCCGCCGGGATCACCGTGACACGAGTCTTGACTGACAACGGCGCCTGCTACCGCTCCAACGCCTTCAAAAAGGCTCTCGGCGACGACATCACACACAAACGCACCCGCCCCTACCGACCCCAAACCAACGGCAAAGTCGAACGGTTCAACCGCATCATGCTCGAGGAATGGGCCTATGCCCAGCCCTACACCTCCGAAACCCAGCGAGTCGCCGCCTTCGACCAATGGCTGCACCATTACAATCACCACCGAGGCCACACCGCGCTCAAGGGACATCCCCCAGCCGCGCGCGTACCCAACCTATCCGGGGTGAACAACTAG
- a CDS encoding iron ABC transporter ATP-binding protein, with protein MINLTEVLKQYSSEVAIGPVDLTIAEGGITALVGPNGAGKSTLLTMIGRLLGMDAGSIEIAGYDVTKTKSKDLARIVSILRQENHFITRLTVRQLVGFGRFPHSKGRLSVDDEKAISQAIDFMKLADLENRYLDQLSGGQRQRAYVAMVLAQDTDYVLLDEPLNNLDVSHSHAMLQTLRRAADELGKTIVIVVHDINYASCWADQIVAMKDGKVRAIGTPAEIVQRDLLREVFDLDIEVAEFRGRRIAHFYLPVPMCDHCHKAVGDGCCLDGSPHVDGPVALTLRMPA; from the coding sequence GTGATCAACCTCACCGAAGTGCTGAAGCAGTACAGCAGCGAGGTCGCCATCGGCCCCGTCGACCTGACCATCGCCGAGGGCGGCATCACCGCGCTCGTCGGCCCCAACGGTGCGGGCAAGTCGACCCTGCTGACGATGATCGGACGGCTCCTCGGCATGGACGCCGGCTCGATCGAGATCGCCGGCTACGACGTGACGAAGACCAAGTCGAAGGACCTGGCAAGGATCGTGTCGATCCTGCGGCAGGAGAACCACTTCATCACCCGCCTGACCGTGCGCCAGCTCGTCGGCTTCGGCCGCTTCCCGCACTCGAAGGGCCGGCTGAGCGTCGACGACGAGAAGGCGATCAGCCAGGCGATCGACTTCATGAAGCTGGCCGACCTCGAGAACCGCTACCTCGACCAGCTCTCTGGCGGTCAGCGGCAGCGCGCCTACGTCGCGATGGTGCTGGCCCAGGACACCGACTACGTGCTGCTGGATGAGCCGCTCAACAACCTCGACGTGTCGCACTCCCACGCCATGCTGCAGACCCTGCGCCGCGCTGCGGACGAGCTGGGCAAGACCATCGTGATCGTCGTGCACGACATCAACTACGCCTCCTGCTGGGCCGACCAGATCGTCGCCATGAAGGACGGGAAGGTGCGCGCGATCGGCACGCCTGCTGAGATCGTGCAGCGCGACCTGCTGCGCGAGGTGTTCGACCTGGACATCGAGGTCGCGGAGTTCCGGGGGCGCAGGATCGCGCACTTCTACCTGCCCGTTCCGATGTGCGACCACTGCCACAAGGCCGTCGGGGACGGCTGCTGCCTCGACGGCTCGCCGCACGTCGACGGACCAGTCGCGTTGACGCTGCGGATGCCCGCCTGA
- a CDS encoding iron chelate uptake ABC transporter family permease subunit produces MASTVDPITEPLLDLQRTSRPLGTPRARRRYFIILGTLIALSLLFAYGLLAWNNPMPFGTDGFWRIAERRYNSVIAMVIVAFCQGIATVAFQTVANNRIITPSIMGFESLYRAVQTSAVYFLGVAGLISIQGLAQFGLQIALMVGLALALYGWLLSGKYANLQVMLLVGIVIGGGLGSVSTFMQRLLTPSEFDVLSARLFGNVSNADPSYYPLAIPLVAVAGGLLWAKAKRLNLMSLGKETATSLGLDHRRELMQVLFLVSILMAVSTALVGPMTFLGFLVATLSYQLADTYDHRYIFPMVILTAFVTLAGAYFVMRNIFSAQGVVSIIIEVVGGTLFLIVILRKGRL; encoded by the coding sequence ATGGCTAGCACCGTCGACCCCATCACCGAGCCGCTGCTCGACCTCCAGCGCACCAGCCGCCCCCTCGGCACGCCGCGGGCACGCCGTCGCTACTTCATCATCCTCGGCACGCTGATCGCGCTATCGCTGCTGTTCGCCTACGGCCTGCTCGCCTGGAACAACCCCATGCCGTTCGGCACAGACGGGTTCTGGCGGATCGCCGAACGCCGCTACAACAGCGTCATCGCGATGGTCATCGTCGCCTTCTGCCAGGGCATCGCGACGGTGGCGTTCCAGACGGTCGCCAACAACCGCATCATCACCCCGTCGATCATGGGCTTCGAGTCGCTCTACCGCGCGGTGCAGACCTCCGCCGTCTACTTCCTCGGCGTCGCCGGCCTGATCTCGATCCAGGGGCTGGCCCAGTTCGGGCTCCAGATCGCCCTGATGGTCGGGCTGGCGCTCGCCCTGTACGGCTGGCTCCTTTCCGGGAAGTACGCGAACCTGCAGGTGATGCTGCTGGTCGGCATCGTCATCGGAGGCGGGCTCGGCTCGGTCTCGACCTTCATGCAGCGGCTGCTGACGCCGAGCGAGTTCGACGTCCTGTCTGCCCGGCTGTTCGGCAACGTCTCCAACGCCGACCCGTCCTACTACCCGCTCGCCATCCCGCTCGTCGCCGTCGCGGGTGGCCTGCTCTGGGCGAAGGCGAAGCGGCTGAACCTGATGTCGCTCGGCAAGGAAACGGCCACCTCGCTCGGCCTCGACCACCGTCGCGAACTGATGCAGGTGCTGTTTCTGGTCTCGATCCTGATGGCCGTCTCGACGGCGCTCGTCGGGCCGATGACCTTCCTCGGCTTCCTCGTCGCGACCCTCAGCTACCAGCTGGCCGACACCTACGACCACCGCTACATCTTCCCGATGGTCATCCTGACGGCGTTCGTCACCCTCGCGGGCGCCTACTTCGTCATGCGCAACATCTTCTCCGCCCAGGGCGTCGTCTCGATCATCATCGAGGTCGTCGGCGGCACCTTGTTCCTCATCGTCATCCTCAGAAAGGGACGTCTGTGA
- a CDS encoding ABC transporter permease, producing MTTTTLPHPPRQRAKLFDPWLIVGIIVVAGLLVVSLFTGVYDVVGGQDGAEMFAITRIPRTASLVLAGGAMAMSGLVMQLLTQNRFVEPTTTGTTEWASLGLLAVMVVFPQATMFMKMSGAILFAFIGTLVFFLFLRRVSLRASLIVPIIGIMLGAVVGSITTFFALQTNMLQNLGVWFAGSFTSVYKGTYELMWIVLAVAVAVFIVADRFTVVGLGQDIATNVGVNYNRIVLLGTALIAVATGVVTVVVGNLPFLGLIVPNIVSMIRGDDLRSNLPWVCLTGIAIVTVCDLIGRTIIMPFEVPVSLILGIVGSVVFVLLLLRQRRNG from the coding sequence ATGACGACCACGACTCTTCCCCACCCGCCCAGACAGCGGGCAAAGCTCTTCGACCCCTGGCTGATCGTCGGCATCATCGTCGTCGCCGGCCTCCTCGTGGTCTCCCTCTTCACCGGCGTCTACGACGTCGTCGGCGGACAGGACGGGGCCGAGATGTTCGCCATCACGCGCATCCCACGGACCGCCTCCCTCGTCCTGGCAGGCGGGGCGATGGCCATGTCAGGCCTCGTCATGCAGTTACTGACGCAGAACCGCTTCGTCGAGCCGACCACCACAGGCACCACGGAGTGGGCCTCGCTCGGCCTCTTGGCCGTGATGGTCGTGTTCCCGCAGGCGACGATGTTCATGAAGATGAGCGGCGCGATCCTGTTCGCCTTCATCGGCACGCTCGTGTTCTTCCTCTTCCTCCGCAGGGTCTCGCTCCGCGCCTCCCTGATCGTGCCGATCATCGGCATCATGCTCGGGGCGGTCGTCGGCTCGATCACCACGTTCTTCGCCCTGCAGACCAACATGCTGCAGAACCTCGGGGTCTGGTTCGCGGGCAGCTTCACCTCGGTCTACAAGGGCACCTACGAGCTGATGTGGATCGTGCTCGCCGTCGCCGTCGCCGTGTTCATCGTCGCCGACCGGTTCACCGTCGTCGGCCTCGGGCAGGACATCGCCACCAACGTCGGGGTCAACTACAACCGGATCGTCCTGCTCGGCACCGCCCTGATCGCGGTCGCGACAGGTGTGGTGACGGTCGTGGTCGGCAACCTGCCGTTCCTCGGCCTGATCGTGCCCAACATCGTGTCCATGATCCGCGGCGACGACCTGCGCTCCAACCTGCCGTGGGTGTGTCTGACGGGGATCGCCATCGTCACCGTCTGTGACCTGATCGGCCGCACCATCATCATGCCGTTCGAGGTGCCCGTCTCCCTGATCCTCGGGATCGTCGGCTCCGTCGTCTTCGTCCTTCTCCTGCTGAGGCAGCGCCGCAATGGCTAG
- a CDS encoding siderophore ABC transporter substrate-binding protein, with translation MDFTRPFAPAALALAAAVTLVGCGSQTPADTSSPSAAASTSADAPASVTVEDNRGEQTVTTPPTSVAAFDNRTFETLNDWGVKLSVAAVGLMPATNPYKEDSSIADVGTHNEPNLELIVPADPDVVIIGQRFTQFYDDVAALVPDATMIELDPRDGEPFTDELKRQVTVLGEVFGKQDEAKQLTDDFDASLERVKAAYDPAQKAMAINVSGGEIGYIAPGKGRTLGPIFTDAGLTPALEVEESSDNHEGDEISVEAIAASNPEWILVMDRSAAVDADNPEFKPAAEVIEASEALKNVPAVQKGQIVYMPADTYTNESIQTYTEFLNDFADALEAAK, from the coding sequence ATGGACTTCACGAGGCCCTTCGCCCCCGCCGCCCTCGCACTCGCCGCCGCTGTCACCCTGGTCGGCTGCGGAAGCCAGACCCCCGCCGACACCTCCTCCCCGAGCGCAGCCGCCTCCACCTCGGCCGACGCCCCCGCCTCGGTCACCGTCGAGGACAACCGCGGAGAGCAGACCGTCACCACGCCGCCGACCTCGGTCGCCGCGTTCGACAACCGCACGTTTGAGACCCTCAACGACTGGGGTGTGAAGCTCAGCGTCGCCGCCGTCGGCCTGATGCCCGCGACGAACCCCTACAAGGAGGACTCCTCCATAGCCGACGTCGGCACTCACAACGAGCCGAACCTCGAGCTGATCGTCCCCGCCGACCCTGACGTCGTCATCATCGGCCAGCGCTTCACCCAGTTCTACGACGACGTCGCCGCGCTCGTGCCCGACGCGACCATGATCGAGCTCGACCCGCGCGACGGCGAGCCCTTCACCGACGAGCTCAAGCGCCAGGTCACCGTCCTGGGCGAGGTGTTCGGCAAGCAGGACGAGGCCAAGCAGCTCACCGACGACTTCGACGCGTCCCTCGAGCGGGTGAAGGCCGCCTACGACCCGGCCCAGAAGGCGATGGCGATCAACGTCTCCGGTGGCGAGATCGGCTACATCGCGCCCGGCAAGGGAAGAACCCTCGGCCCGATCTTCACCGACGCCGGCCTGACGCCCGCGCTCGAGGTCGAGGAGTCCTCCGACAACCATGAGGGTGACGAGATCTCCGTCGAGGCGATCGCGGCGTCGAACCCCGAGTGGATCCTCGTCATGGACCGCTCGGCGGCGGTCGACGCAGACAACCCCGAGTTCAAGCCGGCGGCCGAGGTCATCGAGGCCTCCGAGGCGCTGAAGAACGTTCCGGCCGTCCAGAAGGGCCAGATCGTCTACATGCCAGCCGACACCTACACCAACGAGTCGATCCAGACCTACACGGAGTTCCTCAACGACTTCGCGGACGCCCTGGAGGCGGCCAAGTAA